AGATGAAAATGGTCAGGTTGTTGATGGCGATCAGTTGATGGCTGTTATAGCCCAGTCTTGGCATGAGGATGGCCGTCTATCTGCTCCGGGGATAGTTGCAACGGTAATGTCGAACCTTGGGCTTGAGCGGCATATGGAGGGCTTGGGCCTCTCCTTAGCACGGACTAAAGTTGGTGACAGATATGTTGTTGAACATATGCGCCAACATGGGATCAACTTGGGTGGTGAGCAATCCGGACATATTGTCTTGTCTGATTACGCGACAACAGGAGATGGTCTTGTCGCAGCTCTCCAACTTCTTGCGTGTGTGAAAAAGCACAATAAGCCGGTTTCTGAAGTCTGCCGGAAATTTGATCCTGTCCCTCAAATCCTTAAGAATATTCGCTTCAATGGAGGAGCTCCTTTAGAGAGCAATCATGTTAAAGCAGCGATTGAAGCGGGCGAGCAATCATTGCAGGGGTCGGGTCGTTTGGTTATTCGAAAATCTGGTACAGAACCGTTGATTCGCGTAATGGGTGAAGCCGATAATGAAGCAAAACTGCATCAGGTGGTGAACGATATCGTTGACGCAATAAATACAGCAGCGCAGTCTTAAGAGACTTCCCTGAAGGGAAATAGCCTTAGGTATAAGCCTGTTAGGCTTGGTGTATTTCCCTTCTTTCTTTCCCTAGAGATCGATATTAGTAAATATTTATCTATAATTAACATCTAAGTAACAATTACACTGAAATATCCATAGGTAGTTTAGGTGGTTATTGAGGAAATAACTATGAAATTACTGGTGGGTTTATTTGCATCAATTTCGATAATAGGGCTCATGCACAATAGTGCTCTTGCTGCGGACCTTCCGGAGACTATGTCTCCACTGCCAACACCGGTTATCGAGCCTGCCAAGGTCTCGGGCTGGTACCTTAGGGGAGATGTTGGATACAAAATCTATAAAGCTCCAAGGGCCTCTTTTGGTCAACGTGCTTTTTTTAAGGAAGAGCAAGACCCAACAGGTTTCAACGGCGTTGGTCTCGGATATCGCTTCAATGAGAATTTTCGAACTGATATAACATTGGACTATGAGTGGCCCTCCAGGTTCTCAGGAGAGGCAGAGTGCTTTCTTCCTTGCGTAGGTGGAAGCTCTGTTGAAACCGCTAAGCTGGATGTATGGACTGTTCTGTGGAATGCTTATGCAGAGCTCGGCAATTTTAACGGTCTCACGCCTTATGTCGGGGCAGGTGTAGGGGGGTCTTATGTGCGTTCAAGAGGTGTTCGGTATGTGAATGCAGACGGGAACAGAGGGCACTACAAAGGGGCAGGAAAGTGGAATCTATCTTGGGCTCTGATGGCAGGTGCAGGTTATGAACTTTCGCCTAAATGGACATTAGATGCGGGCTATCGCTACCTAAATATCGGTGATGGGCGTACCAAAAAGATTACTGCG
This genomic window from Pseudovibrio sp. M1P-2-3 contains:
- a CDS encoding outer membrane protein; this translates as MKLLVGLFASISIIGLMHNSALAADLPETMSPLPTPVIEPAKVSGWYLRGDVGYKIYKAPRASFGQRAFFKEEQDPTGFNGVGLGYRFNENFRTDITLDYEWPSRFSGEAECFLPCVGGSSVETAKLDVWTVLWNAYAELGNFNGLTPYVGAGVGGSYVRSRGVRYVNADGNRGHYKGAGKWNLSWALMAGAGYELSPKWTLDAGYRYLNIGDGRTKKITAGETARIEYKDLQAHEFRVGLRYSFNETSQNYASQPLVTTY